A single window of Rana temporaria chromosome 1, aRanTem1.1, whole genome shotgun sequence DNA harbors:
- the LOC120912609 gene encoding methyl-CpG-binding domain protein 3 isoform X3 → MKPVIVFSPPDRNIPLKLGPSGKKFRSKPQLARYLGNSMDLSTFDFRTGKMLMSKINKNRQRMRYDGLNQTKGKPDLNTALPVRQTASIFKQPVTKVTNHPTNKVKSDPQKAVDQPRQLFWEKKLAGLNAFDIAEELVKTMELPKGLQGVGPGCTDETLLSAIASALHTSTMPITGQLSAAVEKNPGVWLNTSQPLCKAFMVTDEDIRKQEELVQQVRKKLEEALMADMLAHVDEISKDVGPPLEKDLDDEDEDDDPREQVSEDV, encoded by the exons CCCCAGTGGGAAGAAGTTCCGCAGTAAACCTCAACTGGCACGATACCTTGGCAACTCAATGGATCTCAGCACTTTTGATTTTCGAACAGGAAAAATGTTGATgagcaaaataaataagaatCGGCAGCGAATGCGATATGATGGGCTTAATCAAACTaag GGCAAGCCTGATTTGAACACTGCCCTCCCAGTCCGGCAGACTGCGTCCATCTTCAAGCAACCAGTCACCAAAGTGACAAACCATCCTACCAACAAAGTGAAAAGTGACCCTCAGAAAGCAGTTGACCAGCCACGTCAG ctgttttgggaaaaaaaactagcTGGTTTAAATGCTTTCGACATAGCAGAAGAGCTGGTGAAAACGATGGAGTTGCCAAAGGGACTGCAGG GTGTTGGTCCTGGGTGTACAGATGAAACTCTTTTGTCTGCCATTGCTAGTGCTCTACACACAAGTACTATGCCAATAACTGGACAACTGTCTGCTGCAGTGGAGAAGAATCCTGGAGTCTGGCTTAATACTTCACAGCCTCTCTGCAAGGCTTTTATGGTGACAGATGAAGACATAAG GAAACAAGAAGAACTTGTGCAGCAAGTGAGAAAAAAGCTGGAAGAGGCTCTTATGGCAGATATGCTAGCTCATGTAGATGAAATTTCAAAAGATGTGGGTCCCCCCTTGGAAAAAGATCTAGATGATGAAGATGAGGACGACGATCCCAGAGAACAAGTTTCAGAAGATGTATAA